One segment of Panicum virgatum strain AP13 chromosome 3K, P.virgatum_v5, whole genome shotgun sequence DNA contains the following:
- the LOC120696631 gene encoding protein ZINC INDUCED FACILITATOR-LIKE 1-like isoform X1, protein MEEEGQSSAPLLEEKQPQTAGCPGCAVDRRKAANPGIPYGSFIYVWIVTLCTALPISSLFPFLYFMIRDLNVAKRTEDIGFYAGFVGASFMFGRCLTSTAWGIAADRIGRKPVVMFGIFSVVVFNTLFGLSVNYWMAIATRFLLGALNGLLGPIKAYAIEVCRPEHEALALSLVSTAWGIGLIIGPALGGYLALPAENFPNIFSPDSFFGRFPYFLPCLCTSVFAVVVLISCIWMPETLHKHKVSENENQSIEALEAHLIDPKEKVEESGSLGTKKKSLFKNWPLMSSIIIYCIFSFHDMAYTEVFSLWAESDKKYGGLSLSSEDVGQVLAVTGASLLVYQLFLYPRINKVLGPTNSSRIAAILCIPILFAYPYMTYLSEPGLSIVLNIASVIKNNLSVTIITGTFILQNNAVPQDQRGAANGLSMTGMSFFKAVAPAGAGIVFSWAQKRQHGFFFPGDQMVFFLLNVIELLGLILTFKPFLAVPEQYNRN, encoded by the exons atggaggaggaggggcagtcGTCGGCGCCGTTGCTGGAGGAGAAGCAGCCGCAGACCGCCGGGTGCCCCGGGTGCGCCGTGGACAGGAGGAAGGCGGCCAACCCGGGCATCCCCTACGGCAGCTTCATCTACGTCTGGATCGTCACCCTCTGCACAG CTTTACCAATATCATCATTGTTCCCCTTCTTGTATTTTATG ATAAGAGACTTGAATGTTGCTAAAAGAACAGAAGATATCGGCTTCTATGCCGGTTTTGTAG GTGCTTCATTTATGTTTGGTAGATGCTTGACTTCAACAGCTTGGGGAATAGCGGCAGACCGTATTGGGAGGAAACCAGTTGTCATGTTTGGCATTTTCTCCGT GGTTGTGTTCAATACTTTGTTTGGGCTAAGTGTCAACTATTGGATGGCAATTGCTACTCGATTTTTGCTGGGTGCTTTAAATGGTCTACTTGGACCAATTAAG GCTTATGCCATTGAAGTTTGCCGACCAGAACATGAAGCCCTAGCATTATCACTT GTCAGCACAGCATGGGGAATAGGTCTCATCATTGGTCCCGCTCTAGGAGGCTACCTTGCACTG CCTGCAGAAAATTTTCCAAATATCTTTTCACCTGACTCGTTCTTTGGAAG GTTTCCATATTTCTTACCATGCTTATGCACATCAGTCTTTGCTGTTGTTGTTCTCATAAGCTGCATATGGATGCCG GAGACTTTGCACAAGCATAAAGTTAGTGAAAATGAAAACCAGAGCATTGAAGCTTTGGAGGCTCATCTGATTGATCCAAAAGAAAAGGTTGAAGAAAGTGGAAGTTTGGGTACCAAGAAGAAGAGCTTATTCAAGAATTGGCCATTGATGTCATCAATAATTATCTAttgcatcttctccttccatgaCATGGCTTACACAGAG GTGTTCTCTCTATGGGCTGAAAGTGACAAGAAGTATGGTGGACTCAGTTTATCGTCCGAGGATGTAGGTCAAGTCCTGGCAGTTACAG GTGCCAGTCTTCTTGTATATCAACTGTTCCTGTACCCTCGTATCAATAAAGTTCTTGGGCCTACAAATTCTTCTCGAATTGCAGCA ATCCTGTGCATACCTATCCTCTTTGCCTACCCTTATATGACATACCTTTCAGAACCTGGATTATCAATCGTTCTCAATATTGCATCGGTGATAAAGAATAATCTTTCT GTTACCATCATTACAGGCACTTTCATCCTTCAAAACAATGCCGTG CCTCAGGATCAAAGAGGAGCTGCAAATGGATTGTCTATGACAGGAATGTCGTTTTTCAAGGCAGTTGCTCCAGCAGGAGCAGGCATTGT GTTCTCGTGGGCACAGAAAAGGCAGCATGGTTTTTTCTTTCCAG GTGATCAGATGGTGTTCTTTCTTCTGAATGTGATTGAGTTGCTTGGACTCATCCTCACATTCAAACCCTTTTTGGCTGTGCCTGAGCAATATAATAGAAATTAG
- the LOC120696631 gene encoding protein ZINC INDUCED FACILITATOR-LIKE 1-like isoform X2, with amino-acid sequence MGEEGTWPLLKEEYHYHPGCPGCAYDRRKDLLRGMPYKEFLYVWMVSLTAALPISSLFPFLYFMIRDLNVAKRTEDIGFYAGFVGASFMFGRCLTSTAWGIAADRIGRKPVVMFGIFSVVVFNTLFGLSVNYWMAIATRFLLGALNGLLGPIKAYAIEVCRPEHEALALSLVSTAWGIGLIIGPALGGYLALPAENFPNIFSPDSFFGRFPYFLPCLCTSVFAVVVLISCIWMPETLHKHKVSENENQSIEALEAHLIDPKEKVEESGSLGTKKKSLFKNWPLMSSIIIYCIFSFHDMAYTEVFSLWAESDKKYGGLSLSSEDVGQVLAVTGASLLVYQLFLYPRINKVLGPTNSSRIAAILCIPILFAYPYMTYLSEPGLSIVLNIASVIKNNLSVTIITGTFILQNNAVPQDQRGAANGLSMTGMSFFKAVAPAGAGIVFSWAQKRQHGFFFPGDQMVFFLLNVIELLGLILTFKPFLAVPEQYNRN; translated from the exons atggGGGAGGAGGGCACTTGGCCGTTGCTCAAGGAGGAGTACCACTACCACCCGGGGTGCCCCGGCTGCGCTTACGACCGGAGGAAGGACCTCCTCAGGGGAATGCCGTACAAGGAGTTCCTCTATGTCTGGATGGTTTCTCTCACGGCCG CTTTACCAATATCATCATTGTTCCCCTTCTTGTATTTTATG ATAAGAGACTTGAATGTTGCTAAAAGAACAGAAGATATCGGCTTCTATGCCGGTTTTGTAG GTGCTTCATTTATGTTTGGTAGATGCTTGACTTCAACAGCTTGGGGAATAGCGGCAGACCGTATTGGGAGGAAACCAGTTGTCATGTTTGGCATTTTCTCCGT GGTTGTGTTCAATACTTTGTTTGGGCTAAGTGTCAACTATTGGATGGCAATTGCTACTCGATTTTTGCTGGGTGCTTTAAATGGTCTACTTGGACCAATTAAG GCTTATGCCATTGAAGTTTGCCGACCAGAACATGAAGCCCTAGCATTATCACTT GTCAGCACAGCATGGGGAATAGGTCTCATCATTGGTCCCGCTCTAGGAGGCTACCTTGCACTG CCTGCAGAAAATTTTCCAAATATCTTTTCACCTGACTCGTTCTTTGGAAG GTTTCCATATTTCTTACCATGCTTATGCACATCAGTCTTTGCTGTTGTTGTTCTCATAAGCTGCATATGGATGCCG GAGACTTTGCACAAGCATAAAGTTAGTGAAAATGAAAACCAGAGCATTGAAGCTTTGGAGGCTCATCTGATTGATCCAAAAGAAAAGGTTGAAGAAAGTGGAAGTTTGGGTACCAAGAAGAAGAGCTTATTCAAGAATTGGCCATTGATGTCATCAATAATTATCTAttgcatcttctccttccatgaCATGGCTTACACAGAG GTGTTCTCTCTATGGGCTGAAAGTGACAAGAAGTATGGTGGACTCAGTTTATCGTCCGAGGATGTAGGTCAAGTCCTGGCAGTTACAG GTGCCAGTCTTCTTGTATATCAACTGTTCCTGTACCCTCGTATCAATAAAGTTCTTGGGCCTACAAATTCTTCTCGAATTGCAGCA ATCCTGTGCATACCTATCCTCTTTGCCTACCCTTATATGACATACCTTTCAGAACCTGGATTATCAATCGTTCTCAATATTGCATCGGTGATAAAGAATAATCTTTCT GTTACCATCATTACAGGCACTTTCATCCTTCAAAACAATGCCGTG CCTCAGGATCAAAGAGGAGCTGCAAATGGATTGTCTATGACAGGAATGTCGTTTTTCAAGGCAGTTGCTCCAGCAGGAGCAGGCATTGT GTTCTCGTGGGCACAGAAAAGGCAGCATGGTTTTTTCTTTCCAG GTGATCAGATGGTGTTCTTTCTTCTGAATGTGATTGAGTTGCTTGGACTCATCCTCACATTCAAACCCTTTTTGGCTGTGCCTGAGCAATATAATAGAAATTAG